The Bubalus bubalis isolate 160015118507 breed Murrah chromosome 1, NDDB_SH_1, whole genome shotgun sequence genome includes a region encoding these proteins:
- the LOC102398029 gene encoding olfactory receptor 5H8-like, translating to METKNATELTEFILTGLTHQPEWQIPLFLLFLMIYLITIMGNLGLIALIYNDPHLHIPMYLFLGSLAFVDAWVSSTVTPKMLVNFLGKSKPISLSECMAQFFSFVISVTTECFLLSTMAYDRYIAIRKPLLYSVIMTNRLCIKLLALSFLGGLIHSTIHTGLLFRVTFCNSNIVHHFYCDIMPLIKISCTDPSINVLMVFIFSGSIQVFTILIVLISYTLILFTILKKKSIKGIRKAFSTCGAHLLSVSLYYGPLLFMYVHPGSEQADDQDMIDSLFYTVIIPFLNPIIYSLRNKKVIDSLTKVLKRHS from the coding sequence atggaaacaaaaaatgcAACAGAGCTGACAGAGTTCATTCTCACAGGTCTCACACATCAACCAGAGTGGCAAATCCCCCTGTTCCTTCTGTTCTTGATGATATATCTCATCACCATCATGGGGAACCTTGGACTTATTGCTCTCATCTACAATGACCCTCACCTTCACATCCCCATGTACTTATTCCTTGGGAGTTTAGCATTTGTGGATGCCTGGGTATCATCTACAGTGACCCCCAAAATGTTGGTCAACTTCCTGGGCAAGAGTAAGCCGATCTCTCTCTCTGAATGCATGGCacaattcttttcctttgtcatCAGTGTAACCACGGAATGTTTTCTGCTGTCAACAATGGCATATGATCGCTACATAGCTATTCGCAAACCATTACTTTATTCAGTGATTATGACCAATAGACTATGCATAAAACTATTAGCCTTATCATTTTTAGGTGGCCTTATACATTCCACAATTCACACAGGTTTGTTATTCAGAGTAACGTTTTGTAACTCTAATATAGTACATCACTTTTATTGTGACATTATGCCACTGATTAAAATTTCTTGTACTGATCCCTCTATTAATGTTCTGATGGTATTTATTTTCTCTGGTTCAATTCAGGTGTTTACCATTCTCATTGTTCTTATCTCTTATACACTTATTCtctttacaatattaaaaaagaagtctATAAAAGGAATAAGGAAGGCCTTCTCCACTTGTGGAGCCCACCTTCTGTCTGTTTCTTTATACTATGGGCCTCTTCTCTTCATGTATGTGCACCCTGGATCTGAACAAGCAGATGATCAAGATATGATAGACTCTCTATTTTACACTGTCATAATTCCTTTCTTAAATCCAATTATCTACAGCctgagaaataagaaagtcaTAGATTCACTGACAAAAGTGTTAAAGAGACATTCTTAG